Proteins encoded by one window of Rubinisphaera margarita:
- a CDS encoding ROK family protein: MSQLLAGVDLGGTTAKLAVADLEGEIVSECAIATEAHHGPENVLARIGDQLEELASKSSASISTIGFGAPGLVDIETGRTRFLPNLTGNWRDVDVAGTLGKRFSCPVRVLNDARAATLAELRFGHGASTPGLKMAFFSIGTGIGGGVAVNGELLLGPLGSAGELGHQTILPDGPLCGCGNHGCLETLASGTAIAAEGIRLMQMGLAPHLYEAVDGDANRVTPREMNLAAVHDSALRDALERAVTWIGIAAANVVTMLHPDLIVFGGGVAALGDLLLDTVRDQITTRVGMFPTDNVRVELSQLGDRAGVLGAIALAADAYQTPSSSSSGMHS, translated from the coding sequence ATGAGCCAGCTCCTCGCGGGTGTCGATCTCGGAGGGACGACGGCCAAGCTGGCTGTCGCGGATTTGGAAGGCGAGATCGTCAGCGAATGCGCGATTGCAACGGAGGCTCATCATGGGCCTGAGAACGTCCTGGCGAGGATCGGAGATCAGCTCGAAGAACTGGCGTCGAAGAGTTCTGCGTCCATCAGCACCATTGGGTTCGGGGCTCCCGGACTGGTTGATATTGAAACGGGCCGCACCAGATTCCTTCCCAATCTGACGGGCAACTGGCGAGATGTCGACGTTGCTGGAACCTTGGGAAAGCGTTTCTCCTGCCCCGTTCGTGTTCTCAACGACGCACGGGCGGCGACACTGGCTGAGCTTCGATTTGGACATGGAGCGAGTACACCCGGGTTGAAAATGGCGTTCTTTTCAATTGGAACAGGGATTGGCGGTGGCGTCGCGGTCAATGGAGAGCTGCTGCTCGGTCCACTCGGATCGGCTGGCGAACTGGGCCATCAGACGATTCTCCCGGACGGCCCGTTGTGTGGATGCGGAAACCACGGCTGCCTGGAAACGCTGGCCAGCGGGACGGCGATCGCAGCCGAGGGGATCCGCCTGATGCAGATGGGGCTGGCTCCGCATCTGTATGAAGCGGTCGATGGCGATGCGAATCGCGTCACCCCGCGCGAGATGAATCTGGCAGCCGTTCACGATTCGGCCCTCCGTGACGCTCTGGAACGAGCTGTCACTTGGATCGGAATCGCAGCCGCGAACGTCGTCACGATGCTTCATCCCGATCTGATCGTGTTCGGGGGTGGTGTGGCCGCTCTCGGAGATCTTCTGCTCGATACCGTTCGCGATCAGATCACGACGCGGGTCGGTATGTTTCCGACTGACAATGTCCGCGTTGAACTTTCGCAACTCGGCGACCGAGCCGGGGTGCTGGGGGCGATCGCACTCGCGGCCGATGCTTATCAAACTCCTTCGTCTTCATCATCAGGAATGCACTCATGA
- the deoC gene encoding deoxyribose-phosphate aldolase has product MKYSYNELAKIIDHSLLHPTMTDQELEDGCRLAAKYNVASVCIKPYAVKRAVELLKETDVLVGAVIGFPHGNSTTESKRYETELACKDGAVEIDMVINTGKALSGEWDYVEQDVRAVCDEAHGHGAKVKVIFENDYLTAGGAGLSSDDFKRKLCQICESAGADWVKTSTGYGFVKQSDGKYSYQGATEHDLKLMREACSSNVEVKAAGGVRDLDGLIRVRELGASRCGASATAAILDEYHRREAGESAPSSSGMLGQGGY; this is encoded by the coding sequence ATGAAATACTCGTACAACGAACTGGCCAAGATAATCGATCACTCGTTGCTCCACCCGACGATGACCGATCAGGAACTCGAAGATGGTTGCAGGCTGGCAGCGAAGTACAACGTCGCTTCGGTCTGCATTAAGCCTTATGCCGTGAAGCGAGCCGTCGAACTGCTGAAGGAAACCGACGTGCTTGTCGGAGCCGTGATCGGTTTTCCCCATGGGAACTCCACCACGGAGTCGAAACGGTATGAAACCGAACTCGCGTGCAAAGACGGCGCAGTCGAGATCGACATGGTCATCAATACCGGGAAGGCACTCAGCGGAGAGTGGGACTACGTTGAACAGGACGTGCGGGCCGTATGCGACGAAGCGCACGGTCATGGAGCGAAGGTCAAAGTGATCTTCGAGAACGACTATCTCACCGCGGGCGGAGCGGGACTGAGCAGCGACGACTTCAAACGGAAGCTTTGCCAGATCTGCGAGTCAGCTGGAGCGGACTGGGTGAAGACGTCGACCGGTTATGGCTTCGTCAAGCAGAGCGATGGCAAGTACAGCTATCAGGGGGCAACCGAGCATGACCTGAAACTGATGCGGGAAGCCTGCTCGTCGAACGTCGAAGTCAAAGCGGCTGGCGGCGTTCGCGACCTGGATGGACTGATCCGTGTTCGCGAACTTGGAGCGAGCCGATGCGGTGCCAGCGCGACGGCCGCGATTCTGGATGAATACCATCGGCGCGAAGCGGGTGAGTCTGCACCCTCCTCGTCCGGAATGTTAGGACAAGGCGGGTACTGA
- a CDS encoding SLC13 family permease yields MSMEAWMTLGVVFALFVALVKNIGPPDLLFMGATSLFALLGVITPKEAFAGFSNAGMLTVAVLFVVVAALRETGVLDFIGHHVLGRARSEKSVLVRLSSVIIPLSAFLNNTPIVAMFVPVVIEWARRNKVSPSRLLIPLSYLAILGGTCTLIGTSTNLVVNGLMIDNGIEGMSLFEIGKVGLPYAIIGVTYLLLFGRKLLPERKELLEQLGESRKEYMTEMLVQPTCRLVGQSVELAGLRQLPGLFLIEIERNGSVIAPVGPDDVILASDRLVFTGIVSSIIELEKIPGLVPAADVEAAAPSEPEKHRRMCEAVISESSPLVGKTIREADFRATYGAAVVAVHRGGRRVEKKIGDIELRPGDTLLMQVRPHFSRAYRHDPAFYLVSDVEDWRPVRRERAWIAVLLFAVLITLMTTGIVDTVVAATAIAFLMVACGCISSGDARRSIEWQVLVTIAAAFGVGAALENSGAATAVAELLVESTHAWGPVAALAVIYLIGSLMTEVITNNAAAVLIFPFCLETARLYDVDPRPFLMALVLSASASFMTPIGYQTNMMVYGPGGYRFGDFVRIGTPLNLLLWITAIFLIPLFWPFVPPV; encoded by the coding sequence ATGAGCATGGAAGCCTGGATGACCCTGGGGGTGGTCTTCGCCCTCTTTGTGGCTCTCGTTAAGAACATCGGGCCGCCCGATCTGCTTTTCATGGGAGCGACTTCCCTGTTCGCTCTCCTCGGCGTCATCACCCCCAAAGAGGCCTTCGCCGGGTTCTCGAATGCCGGGATGCTGACCGTCGCCGTGCTTTTCGTTGTTGTCGCGGCTCTTCGTGAAACGGGAGTCCTCGATTTCATCGGGCATCACGTGCTGGGGCGGGCCCGCTCCGAGAAATCTGTTCTGGTGCGCCTGTCGAGCGTGATCATTCCGCTGTCCGCGTTTCTGAACAACACTCCGATTGTGGCAATGTTCGTTCCCGTGGTGATCGAATGGGCTCGTCGGAACAAGGTCTCCCCCTCCCGATTGTTGATCCCTCTGTCCTATCTCGCGATCCTCGGGGGGACCTGTACTCTGATCGGAACCTCCACGAACCTCGTGGTCAATGGGCTGATGATCGACAACGGAATCGAGGGGATGAGCCTGTTCGAGATCGGAAAGGTCGGCCTGCCCTATGCGATCATCGGCGTGACGTATCTGCTGCTGTTCGGCAGGAAGCTGCTTCCGGAACGCAAGGAACTGCTGGAGCAGCTGGGGGAGTCCCGCAAGGAGTACATGACGGAAATGCTCGTCCAACCGACGTGTCGCCTTGTCGGCCAGAGTGTTGAGCTCGCGGGCCTTCGCCAGCTCCCGGGGCTGTTTCTGATTGAAATCGAACGGAACGGCTCGGTGATCGCGCCCGTGGGGCCGGACGATGTCATCCTCGCCAGCGATCGCCTTGTCTTCACAGGGATCGTTAGCAGCATCATCGAGCTCGAGAAGATTCCCGGCCTCGTCCCGGCGGCGGACGTTGAGGCTGCTGCCCCGAGCGAGCCGGAAAAACACCGGCGGATGTGCGAAGCCGTGATCTCCGAAAGTTCGCCGCTGGTTGGGAAAACGATTCGGGAGGCGGATTTCCGTGCGACCTACGGAGCGGCAGTTGTGGCCGTCCATCGTGGTGGACGGCGTGTCGAGAAGAAGATCGGCGATATTGAACTGCGTCCGGGAGACACGCTGCTCATGCAGGTACGTCCTCACTTCTCACGGGCCTACCGTCACGACCCGGCTTTCTATCTGGTGTCGGATGTTGAGGACTGGCGACCGGTGCGTCGTGAACGGGCCTGGATTGCCGTTTTGCTCTTTGCGGTTCTGATCACCCTGATGACGACCGGCATTGTCGACACGGTGGTCGCAGCAACCGCAATCGCATTTCTGATGGTCGCGTGTGGCTGTATCTCATCGGGCGATGCCCGCCGGAGTATTGAATGGCAGGTGCTCGTCACGATTGCCGCGGCTTTTGGAGTCGGAGCCGCCCTGGAGAATTCCGGAGCGGCAACGGCAGTTGCTGAGTTGCTGGTTGAATCGACGCACGCTTGGGGACCGGTCGCGGCTCTGGCCGTGATCTACCTGATTGGTTCACTGATGACCGAAGTCATTACCAACAACGCCGCAGCCGTGCTGATCTTCCCCTTCTGTCTGGAGACCGCCCGGCTGTACGACGTCGATCCGCGACCATTCCTGATGGCGCTGGTGCTGTCGGCTTCGGCCAGTTTCATGACGCCGATCGGCTATCAGACGAACATGATGGTCTACGGGCCGGGCGGCTATCGATTCGGCGATTTCGTGCGAATCGGCACGCCGCTCAACCTGCTGCTCTGGATCACCGCGATCTTCCTGATCCCCTTATTCTGGCCGTTCGTTCCGCCAGTCTGA
- a CDS encoding class I SAM-dependent methyltransferase, whose protein sequence is MRSVLTQLLLSLSFIATISGAATGQEKSVKPGINDSFQNPDVADFVERFEVESREVYLHRDKIVAACGIKPGQSVADIGAGTGLFTRLFAEQVGPEGRVIAVDIAKNFLDHIQLTTREAGYRNVETVHCTADSTELPPNSVDVAFICDTYHHFEYPQKTMASLRRALKPDGKVIVIDFRRIEGVSSEWTLNHVRAGQEVFESEIVAAGFEKVHEGAEFLEENYFLIFRKQANDGASE, encoded by the coding sequence GTGAGATCAGTTCTTACACAGTTACTGCTTTCGCTCTCATTCATTGCCACGATCTCTGGCGCAGCAACGGGCCAGGAGAAGAGCGTTAAGCCGGGGATCAACGATTCCTTTCAGAACCCTGATGTCGCAGACTTCGTCGAGCGATTCGAGGTCGAGAGCCGCGAAGTTTATCTGCATCGGGACAAGATCGTCGCAGCATGCGGCATCAAGCCGGGCCAGTCTGTCGCCGACATTGGCGCCGGCACCGGGCTGTTCACGCGACTGTTCGCCGAGCAGGTTGGTCCGGAAGGACGCGTCATCGCGGTCGATATCGCGAAGAACTTTCTCGATCATATTCAACTGACCACACGGGAGGCGGGCTACAGGAACGTCGAAACCGTTCATTGCACGGCCGATTCCACTGAGTTGCCGCCCAATTCTGTCGATGTGGCCTTCATCTGCGATACGTACCATCACTTCGAGTATCCCCAGAAGACGATGGCGTCACTTCGTCGGGCGCTGAAGCCGGATGGCAAGGTGATCGTTATCGATTTTCGGCGGATCGAAGGGGTAAGTTCCGAATGGACTCTCAATCACGTTCGTGCCGGCCAGGAAGTCTTCGAGTCTGAGATCGTCGCCGCTGGCTTCGAGAAGGTTCATGAAGGAGCGGAGTTTCTGGAAGAGAACTATTTCCTGATCTTTCGAAAGCAGGCGAACGACGGGGCGTCTGAATAA
- a CDS encoding ArsR/SmtB family transcription factor, which yields MTQDDPKFTDLEALGEAAECLRVLAHPHRLRMIQMLLSGQFTVSELAESCELPTAMASEHLRLMQRCGFLTSEKEGRKVFYKVAEPHLEKIMRCIEERFDPPDPQ from the coding sequence ATGACTCAGGACGATCCCAAATTCACCGATCTGGAAGCGCTTGGAGAAGCCGCGGAATGCCTTCGCGTGCTTGCCCACCCTCATCGTCTGCGCATGATTCAGATGCTTCTCTCCGGTCAGTTCACCGTGAGTGAGCTGGCGGAAAGTTGCGAGTTACCCACCGCGATGGCTTCTGAACACCTTCGGCTCATGCAGCGGTGCGGTTTTCTCACCAGTGAGAAGGAAGGACGGAAGGTCTTCTATAAAGTTGCAGAGCCTCACCTGGAGAAAATCATGCGATGCATCGAAGAGCGGTTCGATCCGCCAGATCCCCAGTAG
- a CDS encoding rhodanese-like domain-containing protein gives MSARTVSPRELHQKVQSGEEIQLIDVRTPVEFQEMHAQIARNVPLDQLDASAFVNSEKTGPVYVICRSGGRGNQAAEKLTTAGLTEVYNVEGGTLAWDQSGLPVNRGKKMISLERQVRIAAGLLVVIGSVLGAFVHPYWIGLAGFVGAGLVFAGVTDTCGMGLMLAKMPWNKVKSSSDGVTAAGQSSSSGTRPTCCS, from the coding sequence ATGAGTGCCAGGACAGTTTCACCCAGGGAATTGCATCAGAAGGTTCAGTCAGGAGAAGAGATTCAGCTGATCGATGTACGGACTCCGGTCGAGTTTCAGGAAATGCATGCTCAGATTGCTCGGAACGTGCCGCTCGATCAACTCGATGCTTCCGCGTTCGTGAACAGCGAGAAAACTGGTCCCGTTTACGTGATTTGTCGTTCAGGCGGCCGGGGCAACCAGGCGGCAGAGAAGCTGACGACAGCGGGACTGACCGAAGTTTACAACGTCGAAGGCGGAACCCTCGCCTGGGACCAGTCCGGACTTCCGGTTAATCGCGGGAAGAAAATGATTTCACTGGAACGGCAGGTTCGGATTGCAGCGGGCCTTCTTGTGGTCATTGGCTCCGTGCTCGGTGCGTTCGTTCATCCGTACTGGATTGGGCTGGCTGGATTCGTGGGAGCGGGGCTTGTCTTTGCCGGCGTCACCGACACGTGTGGCATGGGCCTGATGCTGGCGAAGATGCCGTGGAACAAAGTGAAGAGTTCGTCGGATGGCGTCACCGCAGCCGGACAGTCGAGTTCTTCCGGGACGCGTCCCACCTGCTGCAGTTGA
- a CDS encoding sulfatase family protein, whose translation MPVVRPLLTLLVLLVFTTPGATAERQPNILWIVGENFSNDLGCYGQANVATPNLDGLAARGVRFTNAFATSPVCAPSRSCFMLGMYQTTTDTHNMRSHREDDFKLPPGIRPLTHRLKEAGYYTANITHLGETEVGTGKLDLNFTNEGEIYDGSQWNDLKEQQPFFAQINLPEAEYDIYDRKSAEKKRVPWVGEEWHPQVATEENVTPPPFYPDHPIVRQEWARYLNSISGADVRVGQILDRLRQDGMDEDTVVIFFSDNGRLTARGIHWPFDQGLRVPVIVRDAKNFNLLGSDEQPGTVSDRVISLLDLTATTLSLAGVARPLGMQSRVFLGSEADPRRTYAFAARDRIDETVIRMRSVHDERYHYIRNFTPGASLGTLNRYKEKCFLVQPLMRELLRKGELSGPAFAAMQPFPDEMLFDNLTDPHEIHNLANSNDPAHQAVLQRMRAALNTWMIETGDRGHIAEPSEVVAPFEKEMHDWFGTPDWATKNVR comes from the coding sequence ATGCCTGTTGTCCGACCGCTGCTGACTCTTCTCGTCCTGCTCGTCTTCACGACCCCGGGAGCAACTGCAGAGCGACAACCGAACATTCTCTGGATCGTCGGCGAGAACTTTTCCAACGATCTTGGCTGCTACGGGCAGGCGAATGTGGCAACGCCGAACCTCGATGGGCTGGCCGCCCGGGGAGTTCGCTTTACCAACGCTTTTGCCACCTCGCCGGTCTGTGCTCCCAGCCGCTCCTGTTTCATGCTCGGCATGTATCAGACGACCACCGACACGCACAACATGCGGTCTCATCGGGAGGACGACTTCAAACTGCCACCGGGGATTCGTCCGCTGACGCATCGGCTCAAAGAGGCCGGCTACTACACCGCCAATATCACTCATCTGGGAGAAACCGAAGTCGGGACGGGCAAGCTCGACCTCAACTTTACCAACGAAGGCGAGATCTACGACGGCTCTCAATGGAACGATCTCAAAGAGCAACAGCCCTTCTTCGCCCAGATCAATCTGCCGGAAGCCGAGTACGATATCTATGACCGCAAGTCGGCAGAGAAGAAGCGCGTTCCCTGGGTCGGCGAGGAATGGCATCCGCAGGTCGCCACGGAAGAGAACGTCACTCCCCCGCCCTTCTATCCCGATCATCCGATCGTTCGGCAGGAGTGGGCCCGCTATCTGAATTCCATCAGTGGAGCGGACGTCCGCGTCGGCCAGATTCTCGATCGGTTACGGCAGGACGGAATGGATGAGGACACGGTTGTGATCTTCTTCTCAGACAACGGCCGCCTGACCGCGAGAGGAATTCATTGGCCGTTCGATCAGGGACTTCGTGTTCCTGTCATTGTCCGCGATGCGAAGAACTTCAACCTGCTCGGATCCGACGAGCAGCCCGGAACCGTCAGCGATCGGGTGATCAGTCTGCTTGATCTCACGGCGACGACGCTGTCGCTGGCCGGTGTTGCTCGGCCGCTCGGAATGCAAAGCCGCGTTTTTCTCGGCTCGGAAGCTGATCCGCGGCGAACCTATGCGTTCGCCGCCCGCGACCGGATCGATGAGACCGTTATTCGAATGCGATCTGTGCACGATGAGCGATATCATTACATTCGCAACTTTACCCCCGGGGCCAGCCTGGGGACGTTGAATCGCTACAAAGAGAAGTGCTTCCTGGTTCAGCCGCTGATGCGGGAACTCTTGCGGAAGGGGGAACTCTCCGGCCCGGCTTTTGCGGCGATGCAACCCTTCCCTGATGAGATGCTCTTCGATAATCTCACCGATCCTCACGAGATCCACAATCTGGCCAACTCAAATGATCCGGCCCATCAGGCGGTTCTGCAGCGGATGAGAGCCGCGCTGAACACCTGGATGATCGAGACTGGAGACCGGGGACATATTGCCGAGCCATCCGAAGTGGTGGCTCCTTTCGAAAAAGAAATGCACGACTGGTTCGGAACGCCCGACTGGGCCACGAAGAACGTTCGTTGA